From Desmodus rotundus isolate HL8 chromosome 12, HLdesRot8A.1, whole genome shotgun sequence, one genomic window encodes:
- the USB1 gene encoding U6 snRNA phosphodiesterase 1 codes for MSAAPLVGYSSSGSEDEAEAGAQALRGAGCHPRGQSPLPSQRLPVPDSVLHMFAGTEEGPEDDSAKHGGRVRTFPHERGNWATHVYVPYEAGEEFLDLLDEVLPHAQTYVPRLVRMEAFHLSLSQSVVLRHHWILPFVQALKDRTASRQRFCFTANRVKIYTNQEKTRTFIGLEVTSGHAQFLDLVSEVDRVMEEFDLTTFYQDPSFHVSLAWCVGDARLQLEGQCLRELQEMVDQFEDSEMLLRVHAEQVRCKSGNKCFSMPLK; via the exons ATGAGTGCTGCTCCCCTGGTGGGCTACAGCAGCAGCGGCTCGGAGGATGAGGCCGAGGCCGGGGCTCAGGCCCTGCGGGGGGCTGGATGCCACCCTCG tGGCCAGAGCCCCCTTCCCAGCCAGAGGTTGCCAGTGCCGGACAGCGTGCTGCACATGTTTGCAGGCACCGAGGAAGGGCCCGAGGACGACAGTGCAAAACACGGGGGCCGGGTGCGCACCTTTCCCCACGAACGGGGCAACTGGGCTACCCACGTCTACGTACCAT ATGAAGCCGGGGAGGAGTTCCTGGACCTGCTTGATGAGGTATTGCCCCACGCCCAGACCTACGTCCCCCGGCTGGTGAGGATGGAGGCCTTCCACCTCAGCCTGTCCCAGAGTGTGGTTCTGCGGCATCACTGGATCCTTCCCTTCGTGCAGGCTCTGAAAGACCGCACGGCCTCCCGCCAGAG ATTCTGCTTTACTGCCAACCGGGTAAAGATTTATACCAACCAAGAGAAAACCAG GACCTTCATCGGGCTCGAGGTCACCTCCGGGCACGCCCAGTTCCTGGACCTGGTTTCAGAGGTAGACAGAGTCATGGAGGAATTTGACCTCACCACTTTCTACCAG GACCCTTCCTTCCACGTCAGCCTGGCCTGGTGTGTGGGCGATGCTCGGCTCCAGCTGGAAGGGCAGTGCCTGAGGGAGCTGCAG GAAATGGTGGACCAGTTTGAAGATTCCGAGATGCTGCTGCGCGTGCACGCCGAGCAGGTCCGCTGCAAGTCTGGGAACAAGTGCTTCTCGATGCCTTTGAAGTGA
- the SPMIP8 gene encoding sperm microtubule inner protein 8: MARIIDLVPWEDGSTHVYASPAILLPMERQRSQLAGVKQQLYHPALPSLRRMDMDSVRACLPEEHCRSSTYCRKDDFDNAYFTLLGVPNKPLQCLDITATGQSLRDRCREGKLAPIVPGIHRVDWPCFMRAIEDWSHFVSSAREFRLPCSSKRAESFSGYAVRHLKPEVTQNWRYCLNQNPSLDRYGQKPLPFNSLNTFRHFGSCYSRSNYLIPWH, encoded by the exons ATGGCCCGCATCATCGACCTGGTGCCCTGGGAGGACGGCTCCACCCACGTGTACGCGTCCCCAGCCATCCTGCTCCCGATGGAGCGGCAGAGAAGCCAGCTGGCCGGCGTGAAGCAGCAGCTCTACCACCCGGCCCTGCCCAGCTTGCGCCGCATGGACATGGACTCTGTCAGGGCCTGCCTGCCGGAGGAGCACTGCCGGTCCTCCACCTACTGCCGCAAAG aCGACTTCGACAACGCCTACTTCACACTCCTTGGTGTCCCCAACAAACCTCTGCAATGTTTG GATATCACCGCGACCGGCCAGAGTCTCCGCGACAGGTGCCGCGAGGGAAAGCTGGCGCCCATCGTGCCGGGCATCCACCGGGTGGACTGGCCCTGCTTCATGCGTGCCATCGAGGACTGGTCGCATTTCGTGTCCTCTGCCAGAGAGTTCAGGCTACCCTGCTCGAGCAAGAGGG CTGAGAGTTTCAGCGGCTACGCGGTGCGGCACTTGAAGCCGGAGGTGACCCAGAACTGGCGG TACTGTCTCAACCAGAACCCCAGCCTGGACCGATACGGACAGAAGCCCTTGCCTTTCAATTCCCT GAACACTTTCCGCCATTTCGGATCCTGctacag TCGTTCCAACTACCTAATTCCCTGGCATTAA
- the ZNF319 gene encoding zinc finger protein 319, producing the protein MSESWQQPPQTQPQQPQPPQPQHHAEPPPALAEHSLPPGTAENPLGCAVYGILLQPDPGLQPPQHEPLQAAGEPGPKCGVCGHDLAHLSSPHEHQCLAGHDRSFQCTQCLKIFHQATDLLEHQCVQAEQKPFVCGVCKMGFSLLTSLAQHHSAHTGTGGLVKCSICEKTYKPGEAAEPAATAAPSLPPAPPPPPAVTPAEQAEKPYSCPICQKPFKHLSELSRHERIHTGEKPYKCTLCDKSFSQSSHLVHHKRTHSSERPYKCSVCEKTFKHRSHLVRHMYAHSGEHHLFRCNVCELHFKESSELLQHPCTPSGERPFRCGECQKAFKRPSDLRQHERTHSAERPFKCDLCPMGFKQQYALMRHRRTHKTEEPFKCGLCEKGFGQPSHLLYHQHVHTLETLFKCPVCQKGFDQSAELLRHKCLPGATERPFKCPVCNKAYKRASALQKHQLAHCSPAEKPLRCTLCERRFFSSSEFVQHRCDPAREKPLKCPDCEKRFKYASDLQRHRRVHTGEKPYKCPNCDKAFKQREHLNKHQGVHAREQQFKCVWCGERFLDVALLQEHSAQHSAAAAAAEGAYQVAACLP; encoded by the coding sequence ATGTCGGAAAGCTGGCAGCAGCCGCCACAGACACAACCACAGCAGCCGCAGCCGCCGCAGCCGCAGCATCACGCAGAACCACCACCAGCCCTAGCCGAACACTCGCTGCCCCCAGGCACGGCTGAGAACCCCCTGGGCTGCGCCGTCTATGGCATCCTGCTGCAGCCCGACCCAGgcctgcagcccccacagcaCGAGCCCCTGCAGGCAGCCGGTGAGCCGGGCCCCAAGTGCGGCGTGTGTGGTCACGACCTGGCACACCTGTCCAGCCCGCACGAGCACCAGTGCCTGGCGGGCCACGACCGTTCTTTCCAGTGCACACAGTGTCTCAAGATCTTCCACCAGGCCACTGACCTGCTGGAGCACCAGTGTGTGCAGGCCGAGCAGAAGCCTTTCGTCTGTGGCGTCTGCAAGATGGGCTTCTCGCTGCTCACCTCACTCGCCCAGCACCACAGTGCCCACACCGGCACTGGTGGCCTGGTAAAATGTTCCATCTGCGAGAAGACCTACAAGCCTGGGGAGGCGGCTGAGCCAGCGGCCACTGCTgccccctcactgcccccagcacccccgcccccgcctgctGTCACCCCTGCTGAACAGGCTGAGAAGCCATACAGTTGCCCCATCTGCCAGAAACCCTTCAAGCACCTGTCGGAGCTGTCGCGGCACGAGCGGATCCACACGGGCGAGAAGCCGTACAAGTGCACGCTATGTGACAAGAGCTTCAGCCAGTCGTCGCACCTGGTGCACCACAAGCGCACGCACAGCTCTGAGCGGCCCTACAAGTGCTCGGTCTGCGAGAAGACCTTCAAGCACCGCTCCCACCTGGTGCGCCACATGTACGCGCACTCGGGCGAGCACCACCTGTTCCGCTGCAACGTGTGCGAGCTGCACTTCAAGGAGTCCTCCGAGCTGCTGCAGCACCCGTGCACGCCAAGCGGCGAGCGGCCCTTCCGCTGCGGCGAGTGCCAGAAGGCCTTTAAGCGGCCGTCGGACCTGCGGCAGCACGAGCGCACACACAGCGCTGAGCGGCCCTTCAAGTGTGACCTGTGTCCCATGGGCTTCAAGCAGCAGTACGCGCTGATGAGGCACCGGCGCACGCACAAGACCGAGGAGCCCTTCAAGTGCGGCCTGTGCGAGAAGGGCTTCGGGCAGCCCAGCCACCTGCTCTACCACCAGCACGTGCACACCCTGGAGACCCTCTTCAAGTGCCCTGTGTGCCAGAAGGGCTTCGACCAGTCGGCCGAGCTGCTGCGGCACAAGTGCCTGCCGGGCGCGACCGAGCGGCCCTTCAAGTGCCCGGTGTGCAACAAGGCCTACAAGCGGGCGTCGGCCCTGCAGAAGCACCAGCTGGCCCACTGCTCTCCGGCCGAGAAGCCCTTGCGCTGCACCCTGTGTGAGCGCCGCTTCTTCTCATCCTCAGAGTTCGTGCAGCACCGCTGCGACCCGGCCCGCGAGAAGCCACTCAAGTGCCCGGACTGCGAGAAGCGCTTCAAGTACGCCTCGGACCTGCAGCGGCACCGGCGCGTGCACACTGGCGAGAAGCCCTACAAGTGCCCCAACTGCGACAAGGCCTTTAAGCAACGCGAGCATCTCAACAAGCACCAGGGCGTGCACGCCCGTGAGCAGCAGTTCAAGTGTGTGTGGTGTGGCGAGCGCTTCTTGGACGTGGCCCTGCTGCAGGAGCACAGTGCGCAGCATagtgccgccgccgctgctgctgaGGGCGCCTACCAGGTAGCCGCCTGCCTGCCCTGA